From the Borreliella burgdorferi B31 genome, one window contains:
- the eppA gene encoding exported protein A EppA: protein MRKISLLLFLLFMLSIDLSAFMSQDIKKNYEKAKKAFSKEDYDLLNKRLDNYDFESEYDKSFFFAKAPEIRGSLRKIGIKENSVLLDALDVVGFIKSKITTDFLSFIIMNINSLIKGYPNSIFDYLIQLDSDKIDYAEKYGEKARENFEESYKKDKITAVKQILKQILADLPKD, encoded by the coding sequence ATGAGAAAAATAAGCCTATTGTTATTTTTATTATTTATGTTAAGCATTGATTTAAGTGCTTTTATGAGTCAAGATATAAAAAAAAATTATGAGAAAGCTAAAAAAGCTTTTTCTAAAGAAGATTATGATTTACTTAACAAAAGACTAGATAATTATGATTTTGAAAGTGAATATGATAAAAGCTTTTTTTTTGCTAAAGCTCCAGAAATTAGGGGAAGTTTAAGAAAAATCGGAATTAAAGAAAATAGCGTTTTATTAGACGCACTTGATGTTGTGGGCTTTATAAAAAGCAAAATAACAACTGATTTCTTATCTTTTATTATAATGAACATAAATAGTCTCATAAAGGGCTATCCAAATTCAATTTTCGATTATTTAATACAATTAGATTCGGATAAAATTGATTATGCCGAAAAATATGGAGAAAAAGCTAGAGAGAATTTTGAAGAATCTTATAAGAAAGATAAAATAACGGCAGTTAAACAAATATTAAAACAAATTTTGGCAGACTTGCCTAAAGATTAA
- a CDS encoding chromosome replication/partitioning protein yields MEKKRVVKVLTKKIDTYVEQNLMINESKISYYKTLKEKLNDNFKKEIFHRVENIKILKEIKDNQYYKFDGYKTFLDFIKDFDVAKTQAYKYLRLATALQEGLIKEDYLIENGIKNSYNFIKDKESPALKKSRQNPIKPLRFQLKTQESYDFYKKNAKFTAFILEELLKNQKDFLKKLLRKYEELKI; encoded by the coding sequence ATGGAAAAAAAACGTGTTGTTAAAGTTTTAACAAAAAAGATAGATACTTATGTTGAACAAAATTTAATGATTAATGAAAGTAAAATTTCTTATTACAAGACACTAAAGGAAAAGTTGAATGACAATTTCAAAAAAGAAATATTCCACAGGGTGGAAAATATTAAAATTTTAAAAGAAATAAAAGATAATCAATATTATAAATTTGATGGTTATAAAACTTTTCTTGATTTTATAAAAGACTTTGATGTAGCAAAAACTCAAGCGTATAAGTATTTAAGATTAGCAACTGCACTGCAAGAAGGGCTTATAAAAGAAGATTATTTAATAGAAAATGGTATTAAAAATTCTTATAATTTTATAAAAGATAAAGAAAGTCCGGCGTTAAAAAAATCTAGGCAAAATCCAATAAAACCATTAAGATTTCAACTTAAAACTCAAGAAAGTTATGATTTTTACAAAAAAAATGCTAAATTTACAGCGTTTATTTTGGAAGAACTTCTTAAAAATCAAAAAGATTTTCTTAAAAAACTTTTAAGGAAATATGAAGAACTAAAAATCTAA
- the revA gene encoding fibronectin-binding protein RevA — MQKINIAKLIFILIFSLFVISCELFIIKRRATITETTTIEKKRINWLIMSVSGLNDEADEVAFKHCREKISLLKEDLKYATNAKEFEEKFLNLQKLFQEKLTSKLNALKAVRVDIQRFNANDNDDLEKNKLKIRSIALSAGVNTSPIALHAINIKELSEDVVAHIDSIIKYLEED, encoded by the coding sequence ATGCAAAAAATAAACATAGCTAAATTAATTTTTATATTAATATTTTCATTATTTGTAATATCTTGTGAACTATTTATAATAAAAAGGAGAGCAACAATTACAGAAACAACAACAATAGAAAAAAAAAGAATAAATTGGCTTATTATGAGTGTCTCAGGCCTTAATGATGAGGCCGATGAAGTTGCATTTAAACATTGTAGAGAAAAAATAAGCTTATTAAAAGAAGACTTAAAATATGCAACTAATGCTAAAGAATTCGAAGAAAAATTTTTAAATTTACAAAAACTTTTTCAAGAAAAACTAACATCCAAACTAAACGCCTTAAAAGCAGTAAGAGTAGATATCCAAAGATTTAATGCAAACGATAATGATGATTTAGAAAAGAACAAACTCAAAATACGCTCAATAGCTCTATCAGCCGGAGTAAATACCAGTCCTATTGCACTCCATGCTATTAACATAAAAGAACTATCTGAAGACGTAGTAGCACATATAGACAGTATAATAAAATATCTTGAAGAAGATTAA
- a CDS encoding ERF family protein, with product MKNRKNNNPQEINQAEIDFLRDMKTLRMNLPGIDKNLKGYGYKYQNFNEIAREIKKVIDKHNLCLDFKQFPTFTVVGEQQVLHVVRTTFYSTNTGYKDSFDTPILTENLKWNNENGSKNVVNTVPQLVGSSITYFKRYALVAYLNIESEVDTDAAPIYNNHENENSMPSKQAGVNQNQVKNFDKKLKTGKYYCYELFRIALFNIKNWVNDEKEKNNINALIRALCFENEADLDEIFNDNPGFKSIQYWANILLEYFKKTNKLDELNKFEDFITNNHDVYETSVLKFFCMLKKERQFDYIFAV from the coding sequence ATGAAAAACCGCAAAAACAATAATCCACAAGAAATTAATCAAGCAGAAATTGACTTTTTAAGAGATATGAAAACCCTAAGGATGAACTTGCCGGGGATTGATAAAAATCTTAAAGGTTATGGCTATAAGTATCAGAATTTCAACGAAATAGCTAGAGAAATTAAAAAAGTTATTGATAAGCACAATTTATGCCTTGATTTTAAGCAATTTCCGACTTTTACAGTTGTGGGGGAGCAACAAGTTCTACATGTTGTTAGAACTACGTTTTATAGTACAAACACTGGGTATAAAGACTCCTTTGATACGCCAATACTTACAGAAAATTTAAAATGGAATAATGAAAATGGGTCTAAAAATGTTGTAAATACAGTGCCACAACTGGTAGGCTCATCAATTACTTATTTTAAAAGATACGCATTAGTAGCATATCTTAACATAGAAAGTGAAGTGGATACTGATGCAGCTCCTATTTACAATAACCACGAAAATGAAAATTCTATGCCTAGCAAACAAGCTGGTGTTAACCAAAATCAAGTAAAAAATTTTGATAAAAAGTTAAAAACCGGAAAGTATTATTGCTATGAACTTTTTAGAATTGCTTTATTTAACATAAAAAACTGGGTAAATGATGAAAAAGAAAAAAATAATATAAATGCTCTTATTCGGGCATTATGTTTTGAAAATGAGGCGGATTTAGATGAAATTTTTAATGATAATCCTGGGTTTAAAAGCATACAATATTGGGCAAATATTCTTTTAGAATATTTCAAGAAAACTAATAAATTAGATGAACTAAATAAGTTTGAAGACTTTATAACTAATAATCACGACGTTTATGAAACAAGTGTCTTGAAATTCTTTTGCATGTTAAAAAAAGAAAGACAATTTGATTATATATTTGCAGTGTAA